ATCGCGGCTTACATTGTGGAGATGATTGCATATAAGGAGGGGTCTGAGTGGACGCCGAAGGCGCAACCTACCGCACCCGCCTAAGGGCGCCGTCCCGCATTTCGTAAAGCGCGTCTGAGTTCTCCGCCTCTGGGGGGTAGTGGGTTGTCCACACCACCAGCGCCTTTTTTGCGTACTGCGCGACGTAGTCCAGGAGGCGCCTCCTCTTCTCTGGGTCTAGGTAGGCGGTGGGCTCGTCCAGCAGGGCGGCTTTGGGTCTGCAGGCGAGGACGCGGGCTACTGTGACGAGCTTTTTATAGCCGCCGGAGAGGGACTTGGCCTTGTGTCTGAGGAGGGGTCTGAGGCCGAGGGCGTCCACCACGTCGCCGTCGTTGCATACGAGGTTGTCCTCCACGGTGCCGGAATAGACGAGGGGCTCCTGGTGGCTGTAGAGGACGTCGCCGCGGTGTCTTGCCCTCGCCTCGCGCCACGGCGTGCCCATTATGTAGACCTCGCCCTCTGTGGGCTCGGTGAGCATTGCGAATATTTTTAGGAGGGTTGTCTTGCCTGAGCCGTTGGGCCCCACCAGCGCCACCAGCCCCCTCTCGGGTAGCTCCACGTTGACGTGGCGGAACACGTAGTCCCCGTACCTCTTGCCGAGGTCGACGGCCCTAATCATCCCCTGTATCTAAAGCCCAGCGCCGTCACGGCGGCGCTGACAGCCAGCGAGATGGCCAGCAGTATCACGCCCAGCTGAATCGCCGCGTCCCAGTTGCCCAGCATGGTTTCGTGGGCAATGGCGGTGGTGAGGACCCTCGTGCGGTACCTGATGTCGCCGCCCAGCATCAAGGCGATGCCCAGCTCCCCAACGGCCCTCCCGTACGACGCGGCGACGGCGGCGGCGAGGCCCGCGGCGGCCTCTCTGACGTGCAGAGCGGCGGTGCGCCACAGGGAGAAGCGGAACATGTCGGCCACCTCCCTCAGCCTGGGGTCGACGCCCGCAAGCGCCGTGAGGGCGAAGGAGAGGTAGAGGGGGAGGATCAGCACGGTGTGGCCGATGACCACCGCGTCTAGGGTGTAGAGCAGCTGGAGGCTCCCCAGGGGGCCCGTCCTCGCCAGCAGGAGGTAGAGGAGGAGGCCGAGGAGGACCGTCGGCATGCCGACGAAGCCGTTGAAGAGGGCCTTAAGCGCCGCGGCGGCCCTCCCGCCTCTTATGTGTAGCCAGGCGGCGAGTGGGGTGCCCAGCGCCGCGGCTATAATAACGGGTGTTGTGGAGACGTAGAGGGTGTTTAGGACTATGCCGGCTACT
The sequence above is drawn from the Pyrobaculum ferrireducens genome and encodes:
- a CDS encoding ATP-binding cassette domain-containing protein — translated: MIRAVDLGKRYGDYVFRHVNVELPERGLVALVGPNGSGKTTLLKIFAMLTEPTEGEVYIMGTPWREARARHRGDVLYSHQEPLVYSGTVEDNLVCNDGDVVDALGLRPLLRHKAKSLSGGYKKLVTVARVLACRPKAALLDEPTAYLDPEKRRRLLDYVAQYAKKALVVWTTHYPPEAENSDALYEMRDGALRRVR
- a CDS encoding ABC transporter permease, translating into MSAEVAGIVLNTLYVSTTPVIIAAALGTPLAAWLHIRGGRAAAALKALFNGFVGMPTVLLGLLLYLLLARTGPLGSLQLLYTLDAVVIGHTVLILPLYLSFALTALAGVDPRLREVADMFRFSLWRTAALHVREAAAGLAAAVAASYGRAVGELGIALMLGGDIRYRTRVLTTAIAHETMLGNWDAAIQLGVILLAISLAVSAAVTALGFRYRG